The Bradysia coprophila strain Holo2 unplaced genomic scaffold, BU_Bcop_v1 contig_151, whole genome shotgun sequence genome contains a region encoding:
- the LOC119074492 gene encoding uncharacterized protein LOC119074492: MIILLFCAYFCSFVLTSNGLESNPCDCTNPVYTDQPTNIVHCYSKTKFYDQVHANFAIVNSFLDQASAKACNYTVYRNIVAKMKNSILHIIDAYFECKECDCVEAIMSARQEYVNTVSTLFAPSLACSYVTWEPECSVNIKHATYFSCENILTTLIGCANLKSACQRPNIRLLFSELLSKKTVDCNCVKIDQRPIPVSEEQCYSPEYISSVKKFITDNFDRVKETYHNASIANPQCDYTEFVKDVTDLGEKTIQWPNILQQEYPTFEEIKSFLEQLRIASKQINEKIRAYIINETKSCYFAPRQLRQSVLTISNYALQILTKCVTYRDPNNSFC, from the exons atgataatCTTGCTGTTCTGTGCATATTTTTGCTCATTT GTACTCACTTCAAATGGACTGGAATCCAATCCTTGTGACTGCACAAATCCG GTGTACACGGACCAACCGACAAATATAGTTCACTGTTATTCCAAAACCAAATTCTACGATCAAGTGCACGCAAATTTCGCCATTGTAAATAGTTTTCTAGATCAAGCGTCGGCAAAGGCCTGCAATTATACCGTGTACCGAAACATTGTGGCTAAAATGAAGAACTCAATATTGCACATTATCGACGCATATTTCGAATGCAAAGAATGCGATTGCGTAGAAGCCATCATGAGCGCTCGTCAGGAGTACGTCAACACCGTATCAACGCTATTCGCTCCATCTTTGGCATGCTCCTATGTAACCTGGGAACCCGAATGCTCTGTTAATATTAAACATGCCACGTACTTTAgctgtgaaaatattttgactacATTGATTGGATGTGCTAACCTTAAGTCAGCATGCCAACGTCCAAACATAAGACTTCTATTCTCTGAGCTACTTTCGAAGAAGACTGTCGACTGTAATTGCGTGAAGAta GATCAACGACCCATTCCTGTTAGCGAAGAACAGTGCTACTCTCCGGAATACATTTCCTCTGTGAAAAAGTTCATCACCGACAATTTCGATCGAGTGAAAGAGACGTATCACAATGCCAGCATAGCCAATCCACAATGCGACTATACAGAATTCGTGAAGGATGTGACAGATCTAGgagaaaaaaccattcaatggCCAAACATTCTTCAACAAGAGTATCCCACATTCgaagaaataaaatcttttttggagCAATTGAGAATCGCATCTAAGCAAATCAACGAAAAGATTCGTGCGTACATTATAAATGAGACGAAAAGTTGTTATTTTGCCCCAAGACAATTGCGACAGTCGGTACTGACAATATCCAATTACGCTCTTCAAATTTTAACCAAATGTGTAACGTACCGAGATCCAAACAATTCTTTTTGCTAA
- the LOC119074494 gene encoding proteasome subunit alpha type-4: protein MARRYDSRTTIFSPEGRLYQVEYAMEAISHAGTCLGILAEDGILLAAERRNTNKLLDGAIFSEKIYKLNDDMVCSVAGITSDANVLTNELRVIAQRYQLNYGEPMPCEQLVSYLCDIKQAYTQYGGKRPFGVSILYMGWDKHYGYQLYQSDPSGNYGGWKATCIGNNSGAAVSILKQELNEELIELSKAQDLAVKVLSKTLDMTKLTSEKVEMATLTRENDKTIIRILSNADVDALIAKYEKNEAEIEAAKREKLAQKS from the exons ATG GCTCGCCGGTACGATTCCAGAACGACGATATTCTCACCGGAAGGTCGACTTTATCAAGTGGAATATGCAATGGAAGCAATATCCCATGCAGGCACTTGTCTCGGAATTTTAGCCGAAGATGGAATTCTGTTGGCTGCCGAACGTAGAAACACCAACAAACTGCTGGACGGAGCGATTTTTTCggagaaaatttacaaattgaatga TGATATGGTTTGTTCCGTTGCCGGTATCACGTCGGACGCAAATGTGTTGACCAACGAATTGCGAGTAATTGCACAACGCTACCAATTGAACTATGGCGAACCGATGCCGTGCGAACAATTAGTCTCGTATCTGTGTGACATCAAACAAGCGTACACACAGTACGGCGGCAAGCGGCCGTTTGGCGTTTCCATTTTGTACATGGGATGGGACAAACATTACGGCTATCAGTTGTACCAGTCCGATCCGAGTGGAAATTACGGTGGCTGGAAGGCAACGTGCATCGGAAATAATTCCGGG GCAGCGGTATCGATCTTGAAGCAAGAACTCAATGAAGAGCTAATCGAATTGTCCAAGGCACAGGATTTGGCCGTTAAAGTATTGAGCAAGACTCTCGATATGACAAAGTTAACATCAGAAAAAG TCGAAATGGCCACATTAACGCGAGAGAATGACAAAACGATCATCCGAATTTTGTCCAACGCCGATGTGGACGCGCTGATTGCAAAGTATGAAAAGAACGAAGCTGAAATCGAAGCAGCCAAGCGCGAGAAATTGGCACAGAAATCTTAG
- the LOC119074495 gene encoding G2/mitotic-specific cyclin-B, with the protein MPLTRANKVNENDGIANNNAKRIVTRSKSTAPNGGRLALGEVSNNLVKAEPSTRPDTALKPLVNLKDVKPKVDSYWKKNEAPTAKRSNSQLSPPKLVTTKSVRFAKAEVPQLVTIKPNAAQTKKTDAAIPNRPIRRQESILSRVQSLRNAIAQSSKAVSSPASRSSQKYDETMAHSSDMLAHGVDDIDKNDAGNLNLESEYVKDIYNYLHHLEKKFAIPENYLSAQREVTPKMRTVLIDWLNEVHLQFHLFTETYYLTVGIIDRYLNEYTVTSRKNLQLVGVAAMFLACKYEEMYPPMLKDFVFITDDTYSASQIMTMEQHILRKLDFDLSAPSVIHFARRFSKAANISQLEHTMSKYFIELASIDYSMVQYRPSIIAASAVFMTLKLRSPHLSNDKLWSANMQFYTKYKLAELRPVISSLAKIVLNAPKAKEKAVVTKFSTKSYEKVSVRPEIYGPVMASFCSFGSD; encoded by the exons ATGCCTTTAACGAGAGCTAATAAAGTAAATGAG AACGATGGCATTGCCAATAATAACGCCAAGAGGATAGTGACCCGAAGTAAATCAACAGCACCGAATGGCGGACGACTGGCTCTTGGAGAAGTTAGTAACAATCTTGTGAAAGCTGAACCAAGTACCCGACCAGA CACTGCACTGAAGCCTTTAGTGAACTTGAAGGACGTCAAACCAAAGGTCGACTCGTAttggaagaaaaatgaagCTCCCACAGCCAAGCGCAGCAATTCACAGCTTTCACCGCCGAAATTGGTAACAACCAAATCCGTTAGATTTGCCAAGGCCGAGGTTCCTCAGCTGGTCACGATCAAGCCTAACG CTGCTCAGACAAAGAAAACTGATGCGGCCATACCCAACAGACCAATCAGACGGCAAGAGAGCATTCTCAGTAGAGTTCAATCGTTGCGAAATGCAATAGCTCAATCATCAAAAGCCGTTTCATCTCCGGCATCGCGATCATCGCAAAAGTACGATGAGACAATGGCACATTCGTCCGACATGCTCGCGCACGGTGTGGACGACATCGACAAAAACGATGCAGGAAACCTGAATCTCGAATCGGAATATGTGAAGGACATCTACAACTACCTGCATCATTTGGAAAAGAAGTTTGCCATTCCCGAAAACTACTTGAGCGCTCAACGGGAAGTAACGCCCAAGATGCGAACGGTCTTGATCGACTGGTTGAACGAGGTTCACCTTCAATTCCATCTGTTCACGGAAACGTACTATTTGACGGTGGGAATCATTGATCGCTATTTGAACGAGTATACAGTGACGTCAAGAAAGAATCTGCAATTGGTTGGCGTGGCTGCTATGTTCCTGGCATGCAAATACGAAGAAATGTATCCGCCGATGCtgaaagatttcgttttcatCACCGATGACACATACTCCGCCTCACAAATTATGACCATGGAACAGCACATTTTACGG AAACTTGACTTCGATTTGAGCGCACCGTCAGTCATTCATTTCGCTCGACGGTTTTCCAAAGCGGCCAACATCAGTCAACTGGAGCACACAATgtccaaatattttattgaattagcCAGCATCGACTATTCGATGGTACAATACAGACCGTCGATAATTGCTGCTTCTGCTGTTTTCATGACATTGAAATTGCGATCGCCGCATTTAAGCAATGACAAACTCTGGTCAGCAAATATGCAATTCTATACGAAATACAAGTTGGCCGAATTACGTCCGGTTATCAGCAGTCTGGCAAAGATTGTGTTGAATGCTCCGAAGGCGAAAGAGAAGGCCGTTGTCACCAAATTCAGCACCAAATCGTACGAAAAAGTTTCTGTGCGTCCAGAGATCTACGGTCCTGTTATGGCAAGCTTTTGCAGTTTCGGGAGCGATTAG
- the LOC119074493 gene encoding histone H3.3 type 1, with amino-acid sequence MARTKQTARKSTGGKAPRKQLATKAARKSAPTTGGVKKPHRYRPGTVALREIRRYQKSTELLIRKLPFQRLVREIAQDFKTDLRFQSAAIGALQEASEAYLVGLFEDTNLCAIHAKRVTIMPKDIQLARRIRGERA; translated from the coding sequence ATGGCCCGTACAAAGCAGACCGCTCGTAAATCAACTGGTGGAAAGGCGCCACGTAAACAATTGGCCACAAAAGCCGCACGTAAAAGTGCCCCAACAACCGGTGGTGTCAAGAAGCCGCATCGTTATCGTCCCGGTACCGTAGCCTTGCGAGAAATTCGTCGCTATCAGAAATCTACGGAATTGCTCATTCGTAAATTGCCGTTCCAACGTCTGGTCAGAGAAATTGCCCAGGACTTCAAAACGGATTTGCGTTTCCAGTCGGCTGCCATTGGCGCTCTGCAAGAAGCCAGTGAAGCGTACTTGGTCGGTCTGTTCGAAGACACCAATTTGTGCGCCATTCACGCCAAGCGAGTGACAATTATGCCGAAGGACATCCAATTGGCTCGGCGCATCCGAGGTGAACGTGCTTAA